From the genome of Nakamurella flavida, one region includes:
- a CDS encoding cation:dicarboxylate symporter family transporter codes for MATHWLYLAVIAAVVLGTAVGLVLRSDAAGLAVLGTAFVNLVKMMIGPIIFCSIVLGIGSVRKASQVGKVGGYALIYFLVMSTFALVVGLLVGNIVHPGDGLAAGGVPAYTVPATTGTGNFLLDVIPTTLFSSLTDGSVLQALFVALLVGFAVQAMGSRGEPVLSAIGSLQKLVFTILAGIMWLAPVGAFGAIAGVVGGAGWSAIGSLALLMGAFYLTCAIFVFGVLGALLKVTTGFSVFKLLSYLRREFLLIVATASSETALPRLITKMEHLGVSRPVVGVVVPTGYSFNLDGTAIYLTMASLFIGNALGDPLSVGEQISLLLFMIIASKGAAGVTGAGLATLGGGLAAHRPDLVNGVSLIVAIDRFMSEARAVTNFAGNAVATVVVGHLVEGVDHERIRAVLDGKIPFDEEEMLLGEH; via the coding sequence ATGGCCACCCACTGGCTCTATCTGGCCGTCATCGCCGCCGTCGTCCTGGGCACCGCGGTGGGACTCGTCCTCCGGTCGGACGCCGCCGGGTTGGCCGTCCTGGGGACCGCGTTCGTCAACCTGGTCAAGATGATGATCGGCCCGATCATCTTCTGCAGCATCGTGTTGGGGATCGGCTCCGTGCGCAAGGCATCCCAGGTCGGCAAGGTCGGGGGGTACGCGCTGATCTACTTCCTGGTCATGTCGACCTTCGCCCTGGTCGTCGGGCTGCTGGTCGGGAACATCGTGCATCCCGGCGACGGTCTGGCCGCCGGCGGCGTCCCCGCCTACACGGTCCCGGCCACCACCGGGACCGGCAACTTCCTCCTCGACGTCATCCCCACGACCCTGTTCTCCTCGCTCACCGACGGGTCCGTGCTCCAGGCGCTGTTCGTCGCCCTGCTGGTCGGTTTCGCCGTCCAGGCCATGGGGAGCAGGGGCGAACCGGTGCTGTCCGCGATCGGCAGCCTGCAGAAGCTGGTGTTCACCATCCTGGCCGGGATCATGTGGCTGGCCCCCGTCGGCGCCTTCGGTGCCATCGCAGGGGTGGTCGGCGGAGCGGGATGGTCGGCGATCGGCTCGCTGGCGCTGCTGATGGGCGCGTTCTACCTGACCTGCGCGATCTTCGTGTTCGGCGTGCTGGGTGCCCTGCTCAAGGTCACCACCGGGTTCAGTGTGTTCAAGCTGCTGTCCTACCTGCGCCGGGAGTTCCTGCTCATCGTGGCGACCGCGTCGTCGGAGACGGCCCTGCCCAGGTTGATCACCAAGATGGAGCACCTCGGGGTGTCCCGCCCCGTCGTCGGGGTCGTCGTGCCCACCGGGTACTCCTTCAACCTGGACGGCACGGCCATCTACCTGACGATGGCGTCCCTGTTCATCGGGAACGCGTTGGGCGACCCGCTGTCCGTCGGAGAGCAGATCTCCCTGCTGCTCTTCATGATCATCGCGTCCAAGGGGGCCGCCGGGGTGACCGGAGCCGGCCTGGCCACCCTCGGCGGCGGGCTCGCGGCGCACCGTCCCGATCTCGTCAACGGCGTGAGCTTGATCGTGGCGATCGACCGGTTCATGTCCGAGGCGCGCGCGGTCACCAACTTCGCCGGCAACGCGGTGGCCACCGTCGTCGTCGGACATCTGGTCGAGGGCGTGGACCACGAGCGGATCCGAGCGGTGCTCGACGGGAAGATCCCGTTCGACGAGGAGGAGATGCTGCTCGGCGAGCACTGA
- a CDS encoding DUF1707 SHOCT-like domain-containing protein has protein sequence MTEQPDRDPRHLRASNQDREQVAVALHTAMAEGRIEVPELEERLDAVYRAKTLGELEPLTSDLPGHRPVTAAGVALPAPPPEPGSPGIVSRVGGGYPTSSAAVAVMSGATRSGRWVVPRQFTAVAVMGGVELDLTQARFAERQVTITAVAVMGGIEITVPADVTVLVSGIGLMGGFEDHARSDGYPGGPVLRVNGLALMGGVEVKRGRLPEQITDDGRKELR, from the coding sequence ATGACCGAGCAGCCCGACCGGGACCCACGGCATCTCCGGGCCTCGAACCAGGACCGGGAACAGGTCGCCGTCGCCCTGCACACCGCCATGGCCGAGGGGCGCATCGAGGTCCCCGAACTCGAGGAGCGGCTGGACGCGGTGTACCGGGCGAAGACGCTCGGTGAGTTGGAGCCGTTGACCAGCGACCTGCCCGGCCACCGACCGGTGACCGCCGCGGGGGTCGCCCTCCCGGCCCCGCCCCCCGAGCCGGGGTCTCCGGGGATCGTGTCCCGGGTCGGCGGCGGCTATCCGACGTCGTCGGCGGCGGTCGCGGTGATGTCGGGGGCGACCCGGTCCGGCCGCTGGGTGGTGCCGCGGCAGTTCACGGCGGTGGCCGTGATGGGTGGGGTCGAGCTGGACCTGACCCAGGCACGGTTCGCCGAGCGTCAGGTGACGATCACCGCGGTGGCCGTGATGGGCGGCATCGAGATCACCGTCCCGGCGGATGTCACCGTCCTCGTGAGCGGGATCGGACTGATGGGCGGCTTCGAGGACCACGCGCGATCGGACGGGTACCCCGGCGGACCGGTGCTCCGGGTCAACGGACTCGCGCTCATGGGCGGGGTCGAGGTCAAGCGGGGCCGTCTGCCGGAGCAGATCACGGACGACGGCAGGAAGGAACTGCGCTGA
- a CDS encoding cellulase family glycosylhydrolase has product MWARGEKSGIAARQRAAAVAVFTLAVTVFLGVALSSSPRVEAAVTTPGYLHTNGSAIVTESGTPVTLKAVNWFGMETSNCAPHGLWQISLDQGLDRIAAFGFTTLRLPFSNECLRSTAPVSGIEARNPELAGRTPLQVMDAVVAEAGARGMQVILDRHRPDSGSQSELWYTSRYSEKDWIDDWVMLAKRYAGNPTVIGADLHNEPRGSACWGCGDAARDWAAAATRAGNAVLAANPRWLVIVEGVERSADGSTTWWGGNLRDTAAKPIQLAVKNQLVYSAHDYPASVFPQTWFADPAYPANLPAVWDRSWGYLAKQNIAPVLLGEFGTKLETESDRAWLRTLVGYLGENRISFAFWSFNPNSGDTGGLVADDWVTPQQAKLDALAPLLGAAPGPTSAPTTTAGTTAPTTTKPSTTAPTTTKPSTTAPTTTKPSTTAPTTTKPSTTAPTTPPTSTPASGKPSVTWTRRSAWNDGYVADVTVRASGALPTWTVSWADPSAVAVTNAWGMSCSVGGGRITCTGSDWARSLPAGGTATVGLQVRIAGPAPERPVLTVS; this is encoded by the coding sequence ATGTGGGCACGGGGTGAGAAGAGCGGTATCGCTGCACGTCAGAGGGCTGCAGCGGTGGCGGTGTTCACCCTCGCGGTGACCGTTTTCCTCGGCGTCGCCCTGTCGTCGTCACCGCGCGTGGAGGCTGCCGTGACCACCCCGGGGTATCTGCACACCAATGGGTCGGCCATTGTCACCGAATCGGGGACGCCGGTCACGCTGAAGGCGGTCAACTGGTTCGGGATGGAGACGTCGAACTGCGCGCCGCACGGGCTCTGGCAGATCTCCCTGGACCAGGGCCTCGACCGCATCGCCGCCTTCGGCTTCACCACGCTGCGTCTGCCGTTCTCCAACGAATGCCTCCGGTCCACCGCCCCCGTGTCCGGCATCGAGGCCCGCAATCCCGAGCTCGCCGGGCGCACCCCGCTGCAGGTGATGGATGCCGTGGTCGCCGAGGCCGGCGCCCGGGGCATGCAGGTCATCCTCGACCGGCACCGGCCGGACTCGGGCAGCCAGTCCGAACTCTGGTACACCTCGCGCTACAGCGAGAAGGACTGGATCGACGACTGGGTCATGCTGGCGAAGCGGTACGCCGGCAATCCCACCGTCATCGGCGCCGACCTCCACAACGAGCCCCGCGGCTCCGCGTGCTGGGGGTGCGGTGATGCCGCCCGCGACTGGGCCGCCGCCGCGACCCGGGCCGGCAACGCCGTGCTGGCCGCGAACCCCCGCTGGCTCGTCATCGTCGAGGGTGTGGAGCGGTCCGCGGACGGGTCCACCACCTGGTGGGGCGGCAACCTCCGGGACACCGCGGCCAAGCCCATCCAGCTCGCCGTCAAGAACCAGCTGGTCTACTCCGCCCACGACTACCCCGCCAGCGTCTTCCCGCAGACCTGGTTCGCCGACCCGGCCTATCCGGCCAACCTGCCCGCCGTGTGGGACCGCTCCTGGGGCTACCTGGCCAAGCAGAACATCGCTCCCGTGCTGCTCGGCGAGTTCGGCACGAAGCTGGAGACTGAGTCCGACCGCGCCTGGCTCCGCACCCTGGTGGGCTACCTCGGCGAGAACCGCATCAGCTTCGCCTTCTGGTCGTTCAACCCGAACAGCGGTGACACCGGCGGCCTGGTCGCCGACGACTGGGTGACACCGCAGCAGGCCAAGCTCGACGCACTCGCCCCGCTCCTGGGGGCGGCACCCGGGCCCACCTCGGCCCCGACCACGACGGCCGGTACCACCGCACCCACCACCACCAAGCCCAGCACCACCGCACCCACCACCACCAAGCCCAGCACCACCGCACCCACCACCACCAAGCCCAGCACCACCGCACCCACCACCACCAAGCCCAGCACCACCGCACCCACCACTCCCCCGACCAGCACCCCAGCGTCCGGCAAGCCGTCGGTGACCTGGACCCGTCGATCGGCGTGGAACGACGGATACGTGGCCGACGTGACCGTCCGTGCCTCGGGTGCCCTGCCGACCTGGACGGTCAGCTGGGCCGATCCGTCCGCCGTCGCCGTCACCAATGCGTGGGGCATGAGCTGCTCGGTGGGTGGGGGCCGCATCACCTGCACCGGGAGCGACTGGGCCCGCTCGCTGCCCGCGGGCGGCACCGCCACCGTGGGGCTGCAGGTCCGCATCGCCGGGCCCGCGCCGGAACGCCCCGTCCTCACGGTGTCCTGA
- a CDS encoding LysR family transcriptional regulator has protein sequence MIDVRRLEILREVDRCGTVAAAALAVHLTPSAVSQQVAALAREVGTPMLEPDGRRVRLTEAARILLGHAHEIFTRLEHAESDLAAFRAGDSGTVRLGAFPSAVRGVAVPVLRRLADRSGLRVEIREIDPGDAVDALLGRRVDVAVTLTANEMFVGQDDARIASVPLFDDLMDLVLPVGHRLAGQETVDLADLAGEDWIVNLPGTPCFAVTYAACESRGFRPIARHYADEFIGSLALVAAGAGVALLPRLAHDGVAGPGVVVRPTTGPTPVRRIGLQVRAGTAGQPHIAPLLDALREVGADLHRRDLPVAAG, from the coding sequence ATGATCGACGTCCGGCGGCTGGAGATCCTCCGCGAGGTGGACCGCTGCGGAACGGTCGCCGCTGCGGCCCTGGCCGTCCATCTGACCCCGTCGGCGGTGTCCCAGCAGGTGGCGGCCCTGGCCCGCGAGGTGGGGACGCCGATGCTGGAACCGGACGGTCGCCGGGTGCGCCTGACCGAGGCGGCACGCATCCTGCTCGGGCACGCGCACGAGATCTTCACCCGGCTCGAGCACGCCGAGTCCGATCTGGCCGCGTTCCGCGCCGGCGATTCCGGGACGGTCCGGTTGGGCGCGTTCCCCTCGGCCGTCCGCGGGGTCGCCGTACCGGTGCTCCGGCGCCTCGCCGACCGCTCCGGCCTGCGCGTCGAGATCCGGGAGATCGACCCGGGCGATGCGGTCGACGCCCTGCTGGGGCGGCGGGTCGACGTGGCCGTCACCCTCACCGCGAACGAGATGTTCGTCGGCCAGGACGATGCGCGGATCGCCAGCGTCCCGTTGTTCGACGACCTGATGGATCTGGTCCTGCCGGTCGGTCATCGCCTGGCCGGGCAGGAGACGGTGGATCTGGCCGATCTGGCCGGGGAGGACTGGATCGTCAACCTGCCGGGCACCCCGTGCTTCGCCGTGACGTACGCGGCCTGTGAGTCGCGCGGTTTCCGGCCGATCGCCCGGCACTACGCCGACGAGTTCATCGGGTCGCTCGCGCTCGTCGCCGCGGGGGCGGGGGTGGCCCTGCTCCCCCGCCTGGCCCACGACGGCGTGGCCGGCCCGGGGGTGGTGGTCCGGCCGACCACGGGACCGACCCCGGTCCGTCGGATCGGGCTGCAGGTCCGGGCGGGCACCGCGGGCCAACCGCACATCGCTCCCCTGCTGGACGCTCTGCGCGAGGTCGGGGCGGACCTGCACCGCCGGGACCTCCCCGTCGCCGCCGGGTGA
- a CDS encoding DUF3145 domain-containing protein: protein MATRGVVFVHSAPAAICPHVEWALSGVLGGRVTLTWTAQPAAPGHLRADVSWTGDPGTGGRLAQALKAWPMLRFEVTEEASPGNDGERICHLPGRPIWRAPMSANGDVMVAEDQLRALVERSSSWETARHALSGLLGTDIDAELEPYRRAGEGSVVTWLHQVG from the coding sequence GTGGCTACACGTGGTGTGGTGTTCGTCCACTCGGCGCCGGCAGCCATCTGCCCGCACGTCGAGTGGGCTCTTTCCGGTGTGCTCGGTGGGCGTGTGACGCTCACCTGGACGGCACAACCGGCTGCTCCCGGTCACCTCAGGGCGGACGTGAGCTGGACGGGCGACCCCGGCACCGGTGGTCGGCTAGCCCAGGCACTGAAGGCGTGGCCCATGCTGCGCTTCGAGGTGACCGAAGAGGCGAGCCCGGGCAACGACGGTGAGCGCATCTGCCATCTGCCCGGTCGGCCGATCTGGCGTGCCCCCATGTCCGCCAACGGTGACGTGATGGTCGCCGAGGATCAACTGCGGGCGCTCGTCGAACGGTCCAGCTCGTGGGAGACCGCCCGGCATGCTCTGTCCGGTCTGCTGGGTACCGACATCGATGCGGAGCTCGAGCCCTACCGCCGGGCCGGCGAGGGATCCGTCGTCACCTGGCTGCACCAGGTCGGATGA
- a CDS encoding DUF3145 family protein has protein sequence MRSSSPTAGPARDPSSPGCTRSDDRPGRCRSTTRHALSGLLGTDIDAELEPYRRAGEGSVVTWLHQVG, from the coding sequence ATGCGGAGCTCGAGCCCTACCGCCGGGCCGGCGAGGGATCCGTCGTCACCTGGCTGCACCAGGTCGGATGATCGCCCCGGTCGATGTAGGAGCACCACCCGGCACGCTCTGTCCGGTCTGCTGGGTACCGACATCGACGCGGAGCTCGAGCCCTACCGCCGGGCCGGCGAGGGATCCGTCGTCACCTGGCTGCACCAGGTCGGATGA
- a CDS encoding glycoside hydrolase family 3 N-terminal domain-containing protein, producing MSRTRTLRRSGLILLSGGLLLTACSAPTASDAGGVVSTSSSPPPSSSPVTSPSSEVAGPTPTPAAPSTTAPSSPAATSDAAAPTSAPSPPGSSTAAPAADAPVPPGGPVTAADMAAAAALVDAMDVSRQAGAVIMASSADAVGTDLVSALGLGGVILMGSRGVVDGTDSGTPAQVAAVTAALQQQSPDLPVLIATDQEYGDVQRLVNGFTDFPGASELAAVSDTAEAAALTEQAAAAAGAEMRAVGITVDFAPDADIVPDRSSSAIGDRSFGADPERVAALVVAAVRGYQSAGVAATVKHFPGIGAIAADTHEELPTVTTSCTEWNDGAAVPFRQAVDAGVALVMTGHVLQPAIGVDRLPTSLSREALTDLLRGPGVGGCEPLSFTGIAVSDALEMAPVADAYSSAEAGWRALAAGQDLLLMPVDPVAAHGGIVTAVGDGSLDPARLREAAVRVTALRIAATRTPTPGLDVVGSAAHQAIADRARSAG from the coding sequence ATGTCCCGCACCCGGACCCTTCGTCGCTCCGGTCTCATCCTGCTCAGTGGCGGTCTGCTCCTGACGGCCTGCTCGGCCCCGACCGCCTCGGACGCCGGCGGTGTGGTGTCGACGTCCAGCTCGCCGCCCCCGTCGTCCTCCCCGGTCACGTCCCCGTCGTCGGAGGTGGCCGGCCCCACACCCACCCCGGCCGCCCCGTCCACCACCGCCCCGTCATCCCCGGCGGCCACGTCCGACGCTGCGGCCCCGACCAGCGCGCCGTCCCCGCCCGGGTCGTCGACGGCCGCGCCGGCCGCGGACGCCCCCGTGCCGCCCGGTGGACCCGTGACCGCCGCGGACATGGCCGCCGCAGCGGCCCTGGTCGACGCGATGGACGTGTCCCGGCAGGCCGGTGCGGTCATCATGGCGAGCTCGGCCGATGCGGTGGGCACCGATCTGGTGTCCGCCCTCGGCCTGGGCGGGGTCATCCTGATGGGTTCCCGGGGGGTCGTCGACGGCACCGACTCCGGCACCCCCGCCCAGGTCGCCGCGGTCACCGCCGCCCTGCAGCAGCAGAGCCCCGACCTTCCCGTGCTGATCGCCACCGACCAGGAGTACGGCGACGTCCAGCGGTTGGTCAACGGGTTCACCGACTTCCCGGGGGCCTCCGAGCTGGCCGCGGTGTCCGACACCGCCGAGGCCGCCGCGCTCACCGAACAGGCGGCCGCAGCGGCGGGCGCCGAGATGCGTGCGGTCGGCATCACGGTGGACTTCGCCCCGGACGCCGACATCGTCCCGGACCGTTCCTCCTCGGCGATCGGCGACCGGTCCTTCGGCGCGGACCCCGAGCGGGTCGCGGCGCTGGTGGTCGCGGCGGTGCGGGGATACCAGAGCGCCGGGGTCGCCGCCACGGTCAAGCACTTCCCGGGGATCGGGGCCATCGCCGCCGACACGCACGAAGAGCTGCCCACCGTCACCACCAGCTGCACGGAGTGGAACGACGGGGCGGCGGTCCCGTTCCGGCAGGCCGTCGACGCCGGGGTCGCGCTGGTGATGACCGGCCACGTGCTGCAGCCCGCGATCGGTGTCGACCGGTTGCCCACCAGTCTGAGCCGGGAGGCGCTGACCGACCTGCTGCGCGGACCGGGGGTGGGTGGCTGCGAGCCGCTCAGCTTCACCGGCATCGCGGTGAGCGACGCGCTGGAGATGGCACCGGTGGCCGACGCGTACTCCTCCGCCGAGGCGGGGTGGCGGGCCCTGGCCGCCGGCCAGGACCTCCTGCTGATGCCGGTCGACCCGGTCGCCGCGCACGGCGGCATCGTCACCGCCGTGGGTGACGGGTCCCTGGACCCGGCCCGGCTGCGCGAGGCCGCGGTGCGGGTCACCGCCCTGCGGATCGCAGCCACACGGACGCCCACGCCGGGGCTGGACGTCGTCGGGTCGGCGGCGCACCAGGCCATCGCCGACCGGGCCCGCTCGGCCGGCTGA